AGGGGCCTGTGACATACTTCGCTCGCCCTGCCGCCCGCCTTCCGCACGACGAATCTCGGAGCCCGTAAGCCCGCGATGCCTGAACTGCCCGCGCCCGACAGCTTGACCACCGGAGTCCTGCCGCGACGGTTTCGCGTGGGCTTGAGGAGGTCGCCGCGGTGCTCGCGGGGCCGGCGTCTCTCGTCGCCGTCCGCCTGCGGACCGAGGCGTTGCGGGAGGAGGCGCTGAGCGTGGCGGCCGGGTTGGCAAGGCCGAGGCCGGCCACGGCGGGACCGGGTGCGTGACGCCCGGCGCGGCGTCTAGCATCGGAAAGGCAGCGGCCGGCCGCGGTGAAAGGGCCGAAGACGGCGCATCGCGCCCTAGAAGAGGACTGAGATGGGGAAGCTTGACGGCAAGACAGCAGTGGTCACTGGAGGCGGGCGCGGCATCGGCCGTGGCATAGCCCTCCTCCTGGCGCAGGAGGGCGCGAAGGTCGTCGTCGCCGACTTCGGCGGCTCCGTGGAGGGCCACGGGCGGGACAAAGGGCCGGCCGACGAAGTCGTGGAGCTGATCCGTTCCCGGGGCGGGACGGCGATCCCCCACTACGGGGACGTCGCTGATTGGAACGACGCCGAGGACCTCGTGCGGACCTGCATCAACGAGTTCGGCAAGCTGGACTGCCTGGTCTGCGTAGCCGGCATCCTGCGCGAGCGCATGGTGTTCAACATGACGGAGGAGGAGTGGGACGCGGTGATCCGCGTGCACCTCAAGGGGACCTTCGCGCCCACGCACTTCGCCTCGATTCACTGGCGGCAACGGCGGCAGGAAGGCGCGAGGCTAATCGTGTTTACGTCCGGCGCGGGGATAAACGGCAGCGCCGGTCAGCCGAACTACGCCGCGGCGAAGATGGGCCTGATCGGCTTCATGAAGAGCTGCGCCAACGCCCTCGGGCGTTACGGGGTAACGGCGAACGCCATCTCCCCCGGCGCCGCGACGCGCATGACGGACCGAGGCCTCGCCGCGGCGGCGGCGCAACGCGAAGGGGCCGTCGCGCCGAGCCTGGTCGCGGAGGGCGGCCCCCGCGACCCGTCGAACGTCGCGCCCGTGGTCTGCTACCTCTGCAGCGACGAAGCCGGCTACATCACCGGCCGGACGTTCGGGGCGAGCGGTTACCAGATCACGCTGTACCGGGACATGGAGCCCATGCGCCGCATTCACAGCCCGGGGCCATGGGACCTGGACTACCTGTTCGAGAACTTCAAAAGCACCCTGGGCGAGGGCCTGCGGCTGCCGGACTTCCGCCAGCCGCAGCCGGGCGGGGCATAGGCCCCTCCCGAGGCCGGGTGTACGCTGTGTGCGCCATGCAGCGCAAACCGGTCTTTCAAGCGCTCTGAAGGCCAGGACGTAATGGACCTCGACTTCTGGCCGCGGTTGGGGCAGTGATCATCCGGCAGGCCACCCATGCCGACAATGCGGCGCTTTGCGCGCTGGAGGCGCGCACGCCCCTGAACATGGACGGCGAGCCGTTCTACATCCGCCCCACCAACTTCTTCGAGAAGCACGACCTCCAGG
The sequence above is drawn from the Dehalococcoidia bacterium genome and encodes:
- a CDS encoding SDR family oxidoreductase, coding for MGKLDGKTAVVTGGGRGIGRGIALLLAQEGAKVVVADFGGSVEGHGRDKGPADEVVELIRSRGGTAIPHYGDVADWNDAEDLVRTCINEFGKLDCLVCVAGILRERMVFNMTEEEWDAVIRVHLKGTFAPTHFASIHWRQRRQEGARLIVFTSGAGINGSAGQPNYAAAKMGLIGFMKSCANALGRYGVTANAISPGAATRMTDRGLAAAAAQREGAVAPSLVAEGGPRDPSNVAPVVCYLCSDEAGYITGRTFGASGYQITLYRDMEPMRRIHSPGPWDLDYLFENFKSTLGEGLRLPDFRQPQPGGA